The sequence gaaatctgcaagcaagcgctggactggaatccagcaggacatcgcagcagaagcAGGCCCAGGGGCTTGTGGCGCCGTAGCCTCAACAAGGAAATAAAGGAAGTCGACAGGAATCTGACCTGTGTCCAGGTCAAATCTAAAGCGAGCAGCCGcgcaggatggagatcttttacgttggccctatgtacCCCTAAGTGTACTCAGGATACatgagtgagtgagcgagtattATCTGAGACCTGAAACTAAATGTGTGGCCTCGTGCCATCGGAAAAGGACCAGCCGAATACATTAGGTAATTGCCGGGGACAAAATAGTACTTACGTGTCGTCCGTAGCTAATCAGGGGGAAAACTGGTTGCTTTGCAGACGTGTTGTAGGTCATGGTCTACTGACGCCCAATTCAAATTATGCCGCGTTGCACAATGGCGGAAACCCGGACAAAACcccatttttttcgtttgtttcgcGAAtctcgtatttttttaattttacaccTTTTGGTAAATgaactgattccaaaatttgatgattgtagcttgtaaatttaatttttggtggcttgttgaagttgatgctgtaaagcatctcccgaacaaatttgtatggaaaaagaaaatttgacttAAGTTTTTTCGGGAACGATGTACCATGTATTGAAACCTATTTTtggtctactttccggtggttagtgtggtgatttGCTCCTAGCAGCTCTTAAACTGAAAATTGACTGCTTCAGTGTTAGAATGAAGACGCTGTTAATGCTTCAGACCTTAAGGCTTGCGCCTTCAGAAGTACCCGAGTAGCATAGTATATGTTGAATAACAattctaacctcaaaatgaatttagcgtCCCAAGATTACTCTTTGGTGAAAGACTTGAGCAACATATTAGGTTTTGTCCGGCATTTGTATGGGGGCCCGCAACTGTGCGTTGGCGCGGTTGCGTATGGCGAGTCACGTGAGATGTAAGATCGATAAAATACTCTCGACTAgaatctagagtgctttgagaatatgTCGCATGCGCAAAAGAGAGTTAATAATAAATATAGTAGACGTTGATCGGTGAGAATTCATCGATCCATTGATTTCTCTAAATGCGCGTTCTGTTCAGATTATTGTCACTAGTGGCGATGGAAGCGTTCTTTACGCAGTTCATTGATCTTCCATGGCACTACAACAAATTGATTCCCAATTGATTGCAATTAGAACACGGATTATTTAGAGATTTTCGAGCATTCTCATACTAATAACAGACTTCCAGTGTTCTGAATTCTCTACCCAGTACCCACTCATTGTTTATCTACATAAGAGACGTTGCAAATAATGGATTGCTTAAATTTTAGTGTCTCACAAATGTAGCATTAAACTCaaagctcaaaataaaaattgtttcatttgtatagtaTTATGCGTGCAACTTATCTCAGCAGCGATTACATTTTTTATCAATGATTACATTAACATTGCATCCGCTTTGTCACACAAGTAAAGCAAACCCCGCTGACATGTCAATGCCTATTCACTCTCATTCCAGATGACGGCCGAGAACGGGTACGTCTGGTTCCTACCGGTGTGGCTCACCAATTTGTGGAACCTCAGCAACGACAGCCCAATCCGATCGATGGTCAAATGCACCCGTCAGGAAATGCTCAAAGCTATCAATGGCCACTTCTCCTTGTCGCATGCGCCCTTCGCCGATAGTCATCGAACCGTGGACACCATCAACGGTACGGTTGGCAAATGGAGGTCTGACTACCGGCAAGTGCTGCAAAAACACGACTATCTTGAATCAGATTACGCTGGATATGCATACGATGCGGTGTGGGTCTACGCGCTGGCGTTGGACCAGTTGATACGAGAGGACCCTTCCTATTTGAGCGATCTACATTCGATAAAAACTACCAAACGGCTTATGGAGGTAATCAGAGCGACCGACTTTCGGGGAGTTTCTGGGCGAATAAGGTTCGGTGAAGAAGGATCCCGGTATACCATAATCAACGTGCTGCAGTGGATCAACGGAACTCCTAATATCGTGGGACAATTCACCCCGAATATTTCGGAGAGCAAGTATCAACTTTTGGGGGGTACGCTTACCTTAAATCAATCGGCAATTGTTTGGATGACGAAAGATGGGAAGATTCCGGAAGATGGCGCTTTGGACTGCTCATTAAAGGGGTTGGCCAGATTTTTCGGAATGGGTTGCGATGGTACCGTGTACGTTCTAATTGGATTCCTATGTGTCATGACAATTGCTGTTATTTCGTTGGCTTCGTTCTGCTACTTCCAAATTCGGTATAATCGTAAGATCAAGCATTCAGCGAAATATTTGCAAAAGTTTGGCATCGATTTACTGTCACCGTCTTCGATTCCGGTAAACACACTTGACAAATGGGAGGTTCCCAAGGATCGTGTAGTGATCAATCGTCGGCTTGGGGAAGGTGCTTTTGGAACCGTGTATGGTGGTGAAGCGCAGATCGAAGAAGAAGGCTGGACTGCTGTAGCTGTGAAGACTTTGAAGATAGGCTCTACTACGGAAGACAAGGTAGATTTCCTATCTGAAGCAGAAGCAATGAAACGGTTCGATCATAACAATATTGTTAAACTATTGGGAGTATGTTTGCAGACGGAGCCAGTTTACACCATAATGGAGTTCATGCTGTACGGTGACCTTAAGACATATCTACTAGCTCGTCGCCATTTGGTGAATAGTAAACAAACTGAAGATTCGGATATATCGCCGAAACGGCTGACGATGATGGCCTTAGATATTTCACGCGCTTTATCGTATCTCGCAGAACAGAAGTATGTTCATCGAGATTTGGCTTGCCGTAATTGCATGGTGAACGCACAAAGAGTAGTCAAACTTGGGGATTTTGGAATGGCACGCCCTACATTTGAGAATGATTACTACCGGTTCAATCGAAAAGGGATGCTTCCAGTACGATGGATGGCACCTGAGTCACTTGCATTAGGAATATTCACCCCTGCATCGGATGTTTGGTCCTATGGAGTATTACTTTACGAAATTATCACATTTGGCTCATTCCCCTACCAAGGAATGACAAACAATCAAGTTCTTGAGCATGTGAAAGAAGGTAACTGTATGACCATTCCTGTCGGTATAAGGCCTCAGTTAGAAGGTCTTATGAAAGCTTGTTGGAATCAAGATTATAAGAAACGACCAAATGCTTCGGAAGTGTCTgaattcatttcaaattatCCTAGGCTTTTGAGTCCCTGTTTAGATGTTCCGTTAGCGTCGGTGCAAATGGCTGAAACCGACAGTGATCAGTTTGAGCTATTGCCAGGTTTGCGGAAACGAAAAGATGAACCAACCGCGGATCTGCTACTCGGAACATCACAAATGAATGATCTGAATCAAACAGCAACCGGCTACACTAGAATGAATATGCGTAGAGGGATCAATCTCAATGATTTGAATGTCGACACAGATTTTCGAAGCAGTACTCTACCTAACACTGAAACCAGTACGGTTAACAATGGAGGCGTGGCTCTTAATGTGTACAATCCCGTTGAGCCTCTTCTACAACGTCAGCTGGAAGTTTCCAAAAGCAGCTATAACATACTTCGCTACGTGCCAATGTTCGGACTTGGGCGGAACAAAGCCCCCGTGCTGATTACGCACAACAATGGATCCGTTACAATTGGCAATAGAAGCAACAGTACAAGTGTATTATAGCAACAGGAAATAGTGGAATCCACCACCGGAATACCACCAGAAAACGCACCAAAGGAAAACCCCGGAGAAGTCTAATTCATTCGAAATAATGTTGGATTTATAGAACTAGactttatttgtttattgaatTGAAGTTAGAAGACTTTAAATAGTCTTTGTAGTTTTTAGCATTTCGTTAAACTAAACAGAACTCTGTGCAGAAtaacatgaaaataaaaactgcaGTACAAATGCCATGCCGTCCGTTAGGGTCAGAGAACCACATGATAAAGGGTAGTGCAGATGAATTTCtcagttttttaaatttagcgCTGCCTGGTGTCACAAGTTTTCAGACTCTGTATGCCAAAATATGAGGAAATCAGTTCAAATATGTAGTAATATAGGACAtattttgaagcaaacatgCTTAGAGAGTGctcaaataataatttatatGTATTCTAATCGAAAGACATTTGAACTCAACCAtattaaatgttattagttaTGAAAACGTAAGACGACGATCTGACGAAACCGAGATTATAAATATAACCTGTTTGACAGAATATATTAATGTTGATCTTTATCAGTGAGAAGTATCCTTTGAAACTAGTCGGATATAGCTAACATAGCAGTTAGATTGCTCTCAAGAGTATCTTCTATCTAGGTACCTTCATAATCTGTAAGGAAACATAGCGAAACTATAGAAGTTTATAAAAGTTATTTAGCTAATCAGCCTACGAACAAACGCTCCAATCTAAGCGATGGATTTAATTATATACCTCAAGCATTGCAGGAAACAGATGATTTTTAAAACGTTTTTACGCTAGATAAACGCATTTTCTACAGCACGACCAaccaataaaaatattaatCTAAGACCAACACAAGACTGATTAGCACCTAAGCACTAGCCGTCACAGACTCTGTGCGTTAGTTGTTATCCTCCTCTTACCCACAATGTTGAGCATTCACCTTAAGACATTAGATAGTTCAATATAAGGATTTGAAGTTTAACAAGTGTCATTATCTCTTATAGCTTGTACCTCTCGATGAACTATTGTCACGATACTTTCTTATCTAATAGTTTTTACGGAGCAAAGTTGGACATATGTATTGCATAAGAAACACTACAGCAATGGTAACACCTTCTGAggataaaaaaaactctgaGCAGTATAATCGCGCCTTTATGATAGTGGCAACAAGAAACATAAGGCACAGTTTCAATTGCCGGTGCTTGCATTATTTTTCCATGACAATATAAATTAACCCAATAAGA comes from Armigeres subalbatus isolate Guangzhou_Male chromosome 2, GZ_Asu_2, whole genome shotgun sequence and encodes:
- the LOC134213182 gene encoding uncharacterized protein LOC134213182 isoform X2 translates to MKPPLLRATFVWSSLLLISATVEWVHSYLPDTTSLTTEQIEYECFPTHMKENLLPRFASRNQNDSIAIQVSRRYTHQIISRIYGIFLREILGYRNVKLVNLYERTHDIQRERLFVTLENLVSDGINWPEPTLDLEVWMLSDYHIIPPEIEEAGSITHPGRFGLFIPKSLVRKEDVFPKLYPYTMFQEDLNNPKYYDLIKKFDVADGVLEVLKSWAERSCKNENTCNQDGMYIPEQCTEGKKCALVLAPHYEDTKFIVKHIEELKFQLKVIWLGGKLKLGIKHLMSVYGSDRKSSKKFLVLHWTPSEIIDSKTMEYVAVTMPRCEDIIVSNNTGCKYELTPLLKYHAHEFESSQHALQSLLRVYFDTSGIQALIDLYDKYEPQILRARDETNLEYDDHAVSRYYNQISCEWLKTNEPAWHKWKPKGEEKEEIYIGGIFPLSGLGQAYLGIMPAAVMAQQAINSNGTILPNHKLIILKSDGQCRADKVMKNFINYYIMQERMIGVLGPACSDTVEPIAGVSKHFRMAVISYSAEGAFLSDRDTYPYFFRTIGENRQYEHVYVRLLHQLKWNRVAALTEDGQKSTEYISHMETMLKENHIELISNKKFPRDRSATEMNQYLLDLKTKNARIIIADVDDKVVQVIMCEAYRLEMTAENGYVWFLPVWLTNLWNLSNDSPIRSMVKCTRQEMLKAINGHFSLSHAPFADSHRTVDTINGTVGKWRSDYRQVLQKHDYLESDYAGYAYDAVWVYALALDQLIREDPSYLSDLHSIKTTKRLMEVIRATDFRGVSGRIRFGEEGSRYTIINVLQWINGTPNIVGQFTPNISESKYQLLGGTLTLNQSAIVWMTKDGKIPEDGALDCSLKGLARFFGMGCDGTVYVLIGFLCVMTIAVISLASFCYFQIRYNRKIKHSAKYLQKFGIDLLSPSSIPVNTLDKWEVPKDRVVINRRLGEGAFGTVYGGEAQIEEEGWTAVAVKTLKIGSTTEDKTEPVYTIMEFMLYGDLKTYLLARRHLVNSKQTEDSDISPKRLTMMALDISRALSYLAEQKYVHRDLACRNCMVNAQRVVKLGDFGMARPTFENDYYRFNRKGMLPVRWMAPESLALGIFTPASDVWSYGVLLYEIITFGSFPYQGMTNNQVLEHVKEGNCMTIPVGIRPQLEGLMKACWNQDYKKRPNASEVSEFISNYPRLLSPCLDVPLASVQMAETDSDQFELLPGLRKRKDEPTADLLLGTSQMNDLNQTATGYTRMNMRRGINLNDLNVDTDFRSSTLPNTETSTVNNGGVALNVYNPVEPLLQRQLEVSKSSYNILRYVPMFGLGRNKAPVLITHNNGSVTIGNRSNSTSVL
- the LOC134213182 gene encoding uncharacterized protein LOC134213182 isoform X1, which produces MKPPLLRATFVWSSLLLISATVEWVHSYLPDTTSLTTEQIEYECFPTHMKENLLPRFASRNQNDSIAIQVSRRYTHQIISRIYGIFLREILGYRNVKLVNLYERTHDIQRERLFVTLENLVSDGINWPEPTLDLEVWMLSDYHIIPPEIEEAGSITHPGRFGLFIPKSLVRKEDVFPKLYPYTMFQEDLNNPKYYDLIKKFDVADGVLEVLKSWAERSCKNENTCNQDGMYIPEQCTEGKKCALVLAPHYEDTKFIVKHIEELKFQLKVIWLGGKLKLGIKHLMSVYGSDRKSSKKFLVLHWTPSEIIDSKTMEYVAVTMPRCEDIIVSNNTGCKYELTPLLKYHAHEFESSQHALQSLLRVYFDTSGIQALIDLYDKYEPQILRARDETNLEYDDHAVSRYYNQISCEWLKTNEPAWHKWKPKGEEKEEIYIGGIFPLSGLGQAYLGIMPAAVMAQQAINSNGTILPNHKLIILKSDGQCRADKVMKNFINYYIMQERMIGVLGPACSDTVEPIAGVSKHFRMAVISYSAEGAFLSDRDTYPYFFRTIGENRQYEHVYVRLLHQLKWNRVAALTEDGQKSTEYISHMETMLKENHIELISNKKFPRDRSATEMNQYLLDLKTKNARIIIADVDDKVVQVIMCEAYRLEMTAENGYVWFLPVWLTNLWNLSNDSPIRSMVKCTRQEMLKAINGHFSLSHAPFADSHRTVDTINGTVGKWRSDYRQVLQKHDYLESDYAGYAYDAVWVYALALDQLIREDPSYLSDLHSIKTTKRLMEVIRATDFRGVSGRIRFGEEGSRYTIINVLQWINGTPNIVGQFTPNISESKYQLLGGTLTLNQSAIVWMTKDGKIPEDGALDCSLKGLARFFGMGCDGTVYVLIGFLCVMTIAVISLASFCYFQIRYNRKIKHSAKYLQKFGIDLLSPSSIPVNTLDKWEVPKDRVVINRRLGEGAFGTVYGGEAQIEEEGWTAVAVKTLKIGSTTEDKVDFLSEAEAMKRFDHNNIVKLLGVCLQTEPVYTIMEFMLYGDLKTYLLARRHLVNSKQTEDSDISPKRLTMMALDISRALSYLAEQKYVHRDLACRNCMVNAQRVVKLGDFGMARPTFENDYYRFNRKGMLPVRWMAPESLALGIFTPASDVWSYGVLLYEIITFGSFPYQGMTNNQVLEHVKEGNCMTIPVGIRPQLEGLMKACWNQDYKKRPNASEVSEFISNYPRLLSPCLDVPLASVQMAETDSDQFELLPGLRKRKDEPTADLLLGTSQMNDLNQTATGYTRMNMRRGINLNDLNVDTDFRSSTLPNTETSTVNNGGVALNVYNPVEPLLQRQLEVSKSSYNILRYVPMFGLGRNKAPVLITHNNGSVTIGNRSNSTSVL